A region of uncultured Anaeromusa sp. DNA encodes the following proteins:
- the crcB gene encoding fluoride efflux transporter CrcB has translation MNMAVDLAIIALGGGIGSVTRYLVTIWAAERFGSAFPYGTLVVNVAGSFIIGFFMTLFLERLELDPQWRLFIAVGFLGGLTTFSSFSYETLRLVQEGAMSQAFANAGSNVILCLASTWVGFFCARLW, from the coding sequence ATGAACATGGCTGTGGATCTGGCGATTATTGCCTTGGGCGGCGGCATAGGGTCTGTGACGCGGTACCTGGTGACCATTTGGGCGGCGGAGCGTTTTGGCAGCGCCTTTCCATATGGAACGCTGGTTGTAAATGTGGCCGGTTCTTTTATTATCGGTTTTTTTATGACTTTGTTTTTGGAGCGGTTGGAGCTGGATCCGCAATGGCGGCTGTTTATCGCGGTAGGCTTTCTTGGCGGCTTGACGACATTTTCTTCTTTTAGCTATGAAACGCTGCGCCTGGTGCAGGAAGGGGCTATGAGCCAGGCTTTTGCCAATGCGGGCAGTAATGTGATTCTTTGTTTAGCATCTACTTGGGTGGGCTTTTTCTGTGCGCGCCTGTGGTAG
- a CDS encoding D-aminoacylase gives MKTLIRNGLIIDGSGAKPFCGDVLIEDGVIAAIGEGLSADAQIVDATGLVVAPGFIDTHSHSDLAVLTDPKVSPKIRQGVTTELLGQDGLSLAPLPEAYISPWRKNLAGLEGDSEAIDWHYSNTAGYLNLIAEARPAANMAYLAPHGNIRMEAMGLDGRAATDSEIQKMKDILRREMEAGAYGISTGLIYMPCAYAQTKELIELCKVSAEFGGLFVVHQRSEADDILASTKEILDIARASGVHLHISHMKVCGRKNWDKVEPMLELLEAAQAEGVKISFDQYPYVAGSTMLGVILPPWVHDGGTDKLLERLASPELRQRMIQDIEQGIPGWDNFIDFAGMDQIFVTSVKTSKNADAVGKNLVELGTMRGKDAYQAVFDLLYEEENAVGMVDFYGTEEHVKKLLARPEQNVCSDGLMGAGKPHPRVYGAFPRVLGKYVREEGTLSLEAAVRKMTGKPADVLGLTDRGYLHTGKAADLVIFDAAQVEDQGTFVEPVQYPRGISSVMVNGSWAVWEGKETGAFSGQVLKKGANHE, from the coding sequence ATGAAAACGCTGATTCGGAATGGATTGATTATTGACGGTAGCGGTGCCAAGCCGTTTTGCGGCGATGTACTGATCGAGGACGGCGTTATTGCAGCTATAGGAGAGGGTTTGTCGGCGGATGCACAGATCGTTGATGCAACAGGGTTAGTGGTGGCTCCTGGCTTTATTGATACGCACAGCCACTCCGACTTAGCGGTACTTACGGACCCCAAGGTTTCGCCTAAGATTCGTCAAGGCGTAACCACGGAATTGTTAGGGCAAGACGGCCTTTCGCTGGCGCCACTACCAGAAGCGTATATCAGCCCTTGGCGGAAGAATCTGGCAGGCCTAGAAGGGGACAGTGAGGCCATTGATTGGCACTACAGCAATACTGCAGGATACTTAAACCTCATTGCAGAGGCGCGTCCGGCGGCGAATATGGCGTATTTGGCGCCACACGGAAATATTCGCATGGAAGCGATGGGGCTGGATGGGCGAGCAGCTACAGACAGTGAAATTCAAAAAATGAAAGACATATTGCGCCGGGAGATGGAAGCGGGCGCGTACGGAATTTCAACAGGTTTGATTTATATGCCTTGCGCGTATGCGCAGACCAAGGAGCTGATTGAACTTTGCAAGGTGTCGGCAGAGTTTGGCGGACTTTTTGTAGTGCATCAACGTAGCGAAGCGGATGATATTTTAGCATCAACAAAAGAAATTCTCGATATAGCCAGAGCTTCGGGAGTGCATTTGCATATTTCTCATATGAAAGTTTGCGGACGCAAAAACTGGGATAAAGTAGAACCGATGCTAGAGTTGTTGGAAGCGGCGCAAGCAGAAGGAGTGAAGATTTCCTTTGATCAATATCCGTATGTTGCGGGCAGTACCATGTTGGGCGTTATCCTTCCCCCGTGGGTTCATGACGGCGGTACCGACAAGCTGCTGGAGCGTCTTGCTTCTCCCGAACTGCGTCAGCGGATGATTCAGGACATAGAGCAGGGTATTCCTGGGTGGGATAATTTTATTGATTTTGCCGGTATGGATCAGATTTTTGTAACCAGCGTGAAAACGAGTAAAAATGCGGATGCTGTAGGAAAAAATTTAGTGGAATTAGGAACTATGCGCGGTAAAGACGCCTATCAGGCTGTGTTTGATTTGTTATATGAAGAAGAAAATGCTGTTGGTATGGTTGATTTTTACGGGACTGAGGAGCATGTGAAAAAGCTGCTGGCTCGTCCGGAGCAAAATGTCTGCTCTGATGGGCTGATGGGCGCTGGCAAACCGCATCCGCGCGTATATGGAGCTTTTCCGCGCGTTCTTGGCAAATATGTGCGCGAAGAAGGAACGTTGTCGCTGGAAGCAGCCGTGCGCAAAATGACCGGTAAACCAGCGGATGTTCTGGGTTTGACGGACAGAGGCTATTTGCATACAGGCAAGGCGGCGGATTTGGTAATCTTTGATGCGGCTCAAGTTGAAGACCAAGGAACTTTTGTGGAGCCTGTCCAGTATCCTCGCGGTATTTCCTCGGTGATGGTCAATGGCTCTTGGGCGGTATGGGAAGGAAAAGAAACAGGAGCATTTTCCGGTCAGGTATTAAAAAAGGGGGCAAATCATGAATAA
- a CDS encoding DUF4870 domain-containing protein: protein MTDWGKTSVGLSANTAAGLCYLLGWLSGIVFLLLEKENTFVRFHAMQSLVTFGSLMVISLTAQLLPFIGILISIVIGPATLFVWLLLMYKGFQGERYSLPFFGALAERQLR from the coding sequence ATGACGGATTGGGGCAAAACTTCGGTGGGTTTGAGCGCGAATACGGCGGCGGGCTTGTGCTATTTGCTGGGCTGGCTGTCGGGGATCGTATTTTTGCTGCTGGAAAAGGAAAATACCTTTGTGCGCTTTCACGCCATGCAGTCGCTGGTGACCTTTGGCTCTTTGATGGTTATTTCACTAACGGCGCAGTTGCTGCCGTTTATTGGAATCCTTATCTCCATTGTCATTGGACCGGCTACGCTGTTTGTCTGGCTGCTGCTGATGTACAAGGGATTTCAAGGAGAACGGTATAGTTTGCCGTTTTTTGGAGCATTAGCGGAACGACAGCTGCGATAA
- a CDS encoding MFS transporter, with protein sequence MMNTQKVQPNPAEGQAGGGFRWKVRYSVLSLIWIGWLFSFLDRMVISVALPFIGEEMQLDATMQGGILSAFFAGYALFQIPGGMLADKFGARKVMAVAIGWWSIFTSMTGFIFSYPALLVLRCLFGVGEGCFPGSSWKLIATYFPPKERGTATAIQSTVNTLGPAVASLVAAGIIAAFGWRTVFVTLGVPGIFIALAMYLYFRDNPKDHPAMTPQELAEIQAVEANPSAAALTKASLTFKQFLRKPILWQMVLIWFLFDITFWGFVSWLPSYLMKVRGFSLIKTGITGSIPFFVGAVGTVVGGYLSDRIKGQRKWLFVPNALIAGFFLYLTYTVPSADMAVVYQSISSFFMFLAMAAFWGLVMDTIPTHIMGASSGTVNFGGQVAGFISPFVMGYLIDSSGGSFDTAFVFLIIAMVASAVVALTVQQERSQTT encoded by the coding sequence ATGATGAATACACAAAAAGTACAGCCCAATCCTGCTGAGGGGCAGGCTGGCGGCGGGTTTCGGTGGAAAGTTCGGTATTCGGTGTTATCTCTGATTTGGATTGGTTGGTTGTTTTCCTTTTTAGACCGGATGGTGATTAGTGTAGCGTTGCCTTTTATCGGAGAGGAAATGCAGCTTGATGCAACGATGCAAGGCGGTATTCTCAGTGCGTTTTTTGCCGGCTATGCTTTATTTCAGATTCCTGGAGGTATGTTGGCGGATAAGTTTGGCGCCCGCAAAGTTATGGCTGTGGCCATCGGTTGGTGGTCTATCTTTACAAGTATGACTGGTTTTATCTTTTCATATCCGGCTTTACTGGTTTTGCGGTGCTTGTTCGGCGTCGGTGAAGGCTGTTTTCCCGGCTCGTCCTGGAAACTAATTGCCACCTATTTTCCACCGAAGGAGCGCGGCACGGCAACTGCCATTCAATCGACCGTCAACACACTGGGACCTGCAGTAGCCTCCTTGGTAGCCGCCGGGATTATAGCCGCTTTTGGCTGGAGAACGGTGTTTGTAACCTTAGGGGTTCCTGGCATATTTATTGCGTTGGCCATGTACTTATACTTCAGGGACAATCCGAAGGATCATCCGGCAATGACGCCGCAGGAACTGGCGGAAATACAGGCGGTGGAAGCCAATCCCAGCGCTGCCGCTTTGACCAAGGCGTCGTTGACGTTCAAGCAATTCTTAAGGAAGCCTATTTTATGGCAAATGGTATTAATCTGGTTTCTTTTTGACATTACCTTCTGGGGATTTGTTTCTTGGCTGCCTTCTTATTTGATGAAAGTACGCGGGTTTTCCCTGATTAAAACCGGCATTACCGGCTCGATTCCATTCTTTGTCGGTGCGGTGGGCACGGTTGTGGGAGGCTATCTGTCAGATCGTATTAAAGGGCAGCGGAAATGGCTGTTTGTGCCTAATGCGTTGATCGCCGGCTTCTTTTTGTACTTGACCTATACCGTTCCGTCGGCGGATATGGCGGTTGTTTATCAAAGCATTTCTTCATTCTTTATGTTCTTAGCCATGGCGGCTTTTTGGGGCTTGGTTATGGATACAATTCCGACCCATATTATGGGAGCCAGTTCGGGTACGGTAAATTTCGGGGGCCAAGTAGCCGGATTTATATCACCGTTTGTTATGGGTTATTTGATTGATTCCAGCGGAGGTTCTTTTGATACGGCTTTTGTCTTTTTAATCATTGCGATGGTCGCGTCGGCTGTAGTTGCGTTAACAGTGCAGCAAGAGCGGTCACAAACAACATAA
- a CDS encoding DUF190 domain-containing protein, with the protein MIKISGQAQRLRVYVGESDRYQGQPVYHAIVAKAKALDLAGASVFRGLEGFGANSRIHTSRLLELSCDLPIVVELVDSEEYIAKLLPFLDEAVGQGMVTLENIEVVHYRHNDGKEKIR; encoded by the coding sequence ATGATAAAAATCAGTGGGCAGGCTCAGCGCTTGCGCGTATATGTCGGAGAATCGGACCGGTATCAGGGACAGCCTGTATATCATGCGATTGTCGCAAAGGCAAAGGCTCTTGATCTGGCGGGCGCTTCGGTGTTCCGCGGGCTGGAGGGCTTCGGCGCCAACAGTCGCATTCATACGTCGCGTCTTTTGGAATTGTCCTGTGATTTGCCAATTGTGGTGGAGCTGGTGGACAGCGAAGAATACATTGCCAAGCTGCTGCCATTTTTGGATGAAGCCGTAGGGCAAGGCATGGTGACGTTGGAGAACATTGAGGTGGTTCATTATCGCCACAACGACGGCAAGGAGAAGATACGATGA
- a CDS encoding RidA family protein codes for MNKKVVFTTKAPAAIGPYSQAITAGNLLFASGQIPVDPATGEVAAGGIEAQTKQVLANVRAVLAEAGVGMDAVVKTTVFLTDLGDFQTVNAIYGEAFAHEPPARSCVQVSALPKGVAVEIEVVAVLS; via the coding sequence ATGAATAAAAAAGTAGTTTTCACAACAAAGGCGCCTGCGGCGATTGGCCCATATTCACAAGCTATAACGGCGGGAAATTTGCTTTTTGCATCCGGCCAAATTCCTGTTGATCCAGCAACAGGCGAAGTGGCGGCAGGCGGTATAGAAGCACAGACGAAACAAGTTTTAGCAAATGTTCGCGCTGTTTTGGCAGAGGCTGGCGTCGGCATGGATGCGGTAGTCAAAACGACTGTGTTTCTAACGGATTTGGGGGATTTCCAGACGGTCAATGCGATTTATGGAGAGGCTTTTGCTCATGAGCCTCCGGCTCGCTCGTGCGTACAAGTTTCTGCATTGCCTAAAGGAGTAGCGGTGGAAATTGAAGTGGTGGCGGTTTTGTCCTAA
- a CDS encoding enoyl-CoA hydratase-related protein — MSEKTVMVTKQAEVLTVMLHRPEALNALNDEMTEELRQVLEEAAVDDSVRVVVLTGSGRAFCAGGDLNYLESIAGTAQAKAFIEEVGNLVKIIREMPKPVLAKVHGVAAGAGFNLALACDLVIASRSAKFAQSFAKVGLVPDCGGLYLLPRLLGMHRAKELMFIGDAVTAETLYEWGLLNHLAEADELDEEAGFWAARLAIAPPLALAKTKAALHTSQEADFEQMAQLEAQLQALCLETEDHQEGVAAFREKRKPAFSGR, encoded by the coding sequence ATGAGTGAAAAAACAGTAATGGTAACAAAGCAGGCTGAAGTGCTGACCGTGATGCTGCATCGCCCGGAAGCGCTCAATGCGCTCAATGATGAAATGACGGAAGAGCTGCGTCAGGTTCTGGAAGAAGCGGCAGTTGATGACTCGGTGCGGGTCGTGGTGCTGACTGGCAGTGGCCGTGCTTTTTGCGCCGGCGGCGATTTGAACTATTTGGAATCTATTGCCGGTACGGCGCAGGCTAAGGCATTTATTGAAGAAGTTGGCAATTTGGTGAAAATCATTCGCGAGATGCCGAAACCTGTCTTGGCTAAAGTACATGGCGTGGCGGCCGGAGCGGGTTTTAATCTGGCTTTGGCCTGTGATTTGGTGATTGCTTCGCGTTCTGCAAAATTTGCGCAGAGCTTCGCCAAAGTGGGACTGGTGCCGGATTGCGGCGGCTTGTATCTGTTGCCGCGCCTCTTAGGCATGCATCGGGCGAAGGAATTGATGTTTATTGGCGACGCGGTGACTGCGGAAACCCTTTATGAATGGGGGTTGTTAAATCATTTGGCTGAAGCGGACGAACTGGACGAAGAAGCCGGATTTTGGGCGGCTCGGCTGGCGATAGCGCCGCCGTTGGCGTTGGCAAAAACCAAAGCGGCTTTGCATACCAGCCAAGAAGCGGACTTTGAACAGATGGCGCAGTTAGAGGCGCAGTTGCAGGCGTTGTGCTTGGAAACAGAGGATCATCAGGAAGGCGTAGCGGCATTTAGGGAAAAAAGAAAACCTGCCTTTAGCGGTCGCTAA